From Triplophysa dalaica isolate WHDGS20190420 chromosome 16, ASM1584641v1, whole genome shotgun sequence:
TACCTTCACAACTTTGACATCAGGAAGGCTTTCCAAGAAGGCTTTAACATCTATGCCATTCAGGACAATACGATTGTCAAAAATGTGTCCATTTGACTTGAAGTCGATCACTGCCTTTTTCTATTGGGCGAAAGACAATCCATTAACAACCTTTAACAGCCTATTCGATTTTTGATTTAAGTTGACAAAATCTTGCCTTGAGGTGGGGGAACATGTTAGCATGATCGCCGATAAAGAAAGTGTGAGGCATGTAGGCCAGTTTCTCAGAGTACTGCTCAGCAACATCGACAGGAGACGTCTCCTTATCACTGACGATGTAGTCCATGAATGGCGCTCCACTGGTCCCAGGGTATCCGAGCCACATGGCCTGTGGtaggaaaatgtacattgcTAGTCAGCGACGATTTGCCTTTACATCATTACAGCTGACGTCTATCAGTAAAAACCCTTACCTGAATGGGCGCTGGGCACAACGCAAACAGCTCATTGCGTGCTCCCTTAGTGTAACCGTTCATGTTGACTAGGATGTGGACTCCATCTTGGTGGATCCTGTCAGCTGCTTTTCCATTACAGGGAATCTGCAaagacataaatgaaaaaaagtcaATTGGACAATAAGTGAAGAAGTAAGGGCCAGACATGCACAGAGCTGCATACTTGCCTGCGAGAGGTCGGTAAAGTGGTGAGCCTCTGCCATGACTTTGACTCTAAAGTTGGTGCTGTCATCTGGGCTGAGGGCGTAACAGAACACCTAAAAAACACACCAGCTTCAGCACAAGTTCTTCATTGCGCAAACCAAGCCCGTAAATCAAGCACATTAGACTCCTCACCTCGAACTTCTCAGAGTTGTGCATGCCAGGAATGGACTGCATCAGGTGGGAAGTGGGATGGTTGCCAAAATCTGAGCTAATGTAGCCTATGCGCAGACGTCCTCCGCTGGCCTTCAGGTCTTTTGGATACTCGTAGGCAGGTTTGTGCAGAGCATTGatctacagaaaaaaacagaagcatTACATCCATGCTTACACATTCAGAGCCAAAACCACAGAACAGCCAAGCCATCTACAGTTAAGAAATCTAATTGCACTTAAAATATGATGTGCATTCAAATGATTTAGGTTGTTATCCATTTCAAATTCAACAAAGCAAGAAGCGCTTTGCTAATGCCACAAAATGAAGAACATGTGTATACTGACACTTGGGACATTTTATCATTCTTATGTGAAAACAGAGTGCTTCATAAACTGGTTAAATAAGTACTATACACTTCATTCCGGTACAAAAGTGGTTTCAAAAGAAATTGAACAGACAGCAGTTACAATTTACTATTAATGATCAATGTCAATTTGCCATGATTCTTTATCTGAATTACCCTAACTCCAGACAATGGGGAAATAATTCTGTTATTTACAAGATTGTGGTTCCATTTATGTGTGTAAAATTTGGGCAAAGATTATTGCGGCtgtaaaaatcacacacaattCGACCCAtctttttactgtaaatataaagcACAAGGGAACTGTAAACTGCCACTTCCTTACCCCGGAAAACAGAATTTGTTGCAACCAATACACACCTTATCCAGACAGAGGTTTCCATGTCTCTCTGCAATTGCCTTGCGGAAATTGTGTGACAGGGGGTACAGCATACTGTGATGGGGGTGCACAGATGGTAGGCGGTTCTTCTCCAGCTGATCGGCCACAATGCTCACCAGCTTCTTCATACGCTCATCATAGTCAGTCCAGTCACACACAATCTGATgagaaaaacattatattaaattagCATATAAAGtagaaaattacttttatttgacAGGGACAATGGTCACTCAATGACTACCCCAGAATTAGTTATGAAGTCATTGGGCAGGAAAATTCTACATGATACGTACCtacacatataaacaaaaatatatcaatatcaACATACTCCCTAACCTACATACTCCATAACACTAACACTTGgaaattttttaatatttaaaaaatattaaatcaccACAAGCTTTGCTTATCTTTTGGCTAATCTGGCCTAATATACTCGGCACACAGGGAGACAAATTCTTTTAAAGGTTAACAATTGTGAACATAAAATTGTCAAATGATAAAAGTTtgctttttaattataaaatacgTATTAGATTTCTTGACAAGTATTTTTGAAGCGTGTTTAGAAAAGCAATGTTAAGTATATACCTGTAGGCAGTGAGCCAAGTTACAGTAGGCATCAGGGAAGTCTGGCTTGAGTTTTAAAGCAGTGCGGTAAGACGCGATCGCCTCAGGAATATTTCCAGAGTCCTATAGAAATGAATTCattagaaacacaaacaacaacacatctctaaatgcaaaaaaatttgCAAGCATAAGTATgcaatacactttaaaaaactgTTGTTATAGTAACTGGGATACGGTCACGattacacatttaaattcaAACCCACAGCAGGGGAGATATGTAGAAGTCTCAAGAATACCTTGTGAATGGAAGCCAAGTTACTGTGAGCATCTGCAAAAGCAGGATTGATCTGAATTGCGCGAGTGTAGCACTGCAGGGCGCCCTGAACATCCTGCATTTCTTTAAGCGTGTTTCCCATATTGGAGTAAGCATCAGCAAATGTGGGGCTGATTCTGTTTAGTGGTaaataacaaacacaatgaGACATCTCGGAAGAGTGTAGCTACTTCCCTTTTTTCCAAAATAATGTACTGATAAGGGTCTACATGCCTGATGGCCTCCTTATAGTGCATAAGAGCTTCCTGGAGCTTGCCTTGCTGCTGCAGGACACTGGCAAGATTTGAATGGGCTGCAGCAAATTCTGGAAACACCTGGAACATCAAAAAGTCCAAACTTAAGAGAAATTAAGTTCATTGAATTTCATCGATGGAAGATAACATTTGAACATTCACACTTCACCTCCAGAGCTTTTCTGTAGAGCTGTACCGCGTCCTCGATGTTGCCCTGCTCACGCTTGATGTTGGCCAGGTTGTTGAGGGAGTCGGCGTGGGTCGGACACAGACGCAGGGCTGTGTTGTAGCATTCCTCGGCTTCGGATACCTGACACAAGGCATATGAGTTAGAGTCAAATATGAGTCATGTCCTTTGCAGAGAAATACATCTGCCTCTGACAAGATTACATCCAGAGGGTTGTTGCCAGTTTTTTTGACTGTAACCCCTTACTGTATTCCCCTAATACAATTACAAGTTTACAAGACAATTGTAATAGGGTTCATTGGGAAAGTAGTTTGCCCTGAAGTTGTGCTGAGAGAAAACACTCTATTGCCTTTGTATTAAAGAGTTTCTTACATTGCCTTTCTCCTTCAAAGCATTGGCGAGATTGCAGTAAGCATCGGGAAAGTGGGGCTGCAGCTCAATGGCACGACGATAGGTGtcaatggccaagtcaatcaaACCCTGTTCATAGTACACGCAGGCCAAGTTCCCATGCACGACAGCATGGTTAGGACTCAGGCTGAGGGCACGAAGATAACTGGCGACAgctctgcagaagagagaaacattcacAAAAGGAAACTAGGTGAGCTAATACAAAATGTAAGATTCTTTGTGCTAACTATACTAAGAGAAATTAGGGCAGCTCCTACAGTACTGTCACATTTAATTCAACAAGCTTAACatctaattaaaaacaaacacagtctATATAGAATTATCTAAAAGCAATATACACCAACAAGTCAAGGCGGAAGGTGCAAATAAAGTACAAGAACGCCGTTATGAACAATTTATTGAAGGATAGTCAGTAAGTACAGCAGAAGATCAAAAACGTACCTGTCAAAGATGCGAGCCTCTTTAAGGACATTGCCCAGGTTAATGTAAGCATCCAAAAAGTTTGGATCCAGTGTCACTGCCTGTTAACCCATTTAACACGTAACCTTTATAAGCCATAGTTTGATCTATTTTATAAGCACTTGAATTTGAGCAAAGATGTCTGCAAACCTTCTCAAAATGATGAATGGCCAGCCAGATCTCTCCCTGGGCGTTGAACACACAGCCCAGGTTACTCCAGGCCACGGCAAAGTTTGGCTGAGTTTCAATTGCCTTCAAATAACACGCCTTGAACAGGTTCAAAGTAAAAACCAAGAAGAGAAAAGCAGAGAGGGTGGACAGAGGAGGGGTTGTAAAAGAAAACCAAGAGAGCAaataaaaaggaagaaaaataaaaaggggaGACAAAAAGAGAATTAGCATCTCATgtcaaaaaaagcaaaaagtgAGCCTACAGCATGGGCTAGCGGGCGCGAAATTCTGCCGCGCAAAGCTGCACACTTTTTCCTACGCTGCGCTGATCCAACCAACACCTACAATCCAACTTACATTCTTCAGTTATGAGATCAAGCTTACATTAAATGTCACATTAATAATAGGTCGGAACTCCCGCTCCCAGATCTCAAAAAGGCGAGACAAGCGTTATACTACCCAGTCAATTCACAACCTTAAATGCAAGTGTGGCGTGCAGGTGGAGGTCCCTGTAATGCATGCGCGAAAAGCCACACGGACGGCCACTTGGCGTTGGCACGCCGTGGTCGCAGCTTGCGTCGCTTCTGTACACGCTCGCCTGCGCAAACGCCAGCTTTGGGTGCAGAATGCAGACCTGGAGCAATAAAACTCCCCACCAGACAGGCACACGCAATACATCCCTTAACCCTTTTGGGGGCTTCAACCCACGGCCAAATTCATTCGTATTTGAGATGGTCATTATTCAGTAACAGTTGCCAATGGTGTTCTATGCAGGGCTGGATATCCACTTGGTGCCATGCTAGTAGGGAGTGCATGCAGGTCTGCAACCCACAAGTCTGGGAATGAGGGGAGGGGTGGGGTGCGGTTTGAGCATGCGCCGTTTGTTCGCATTTGTCGCTGCGCAGCCCTTGCGCTGCTGCAGACTCACAGCGCATCATCTGCTCAGCAGAACGCTGCAACTCcaaaaaaaaggagaaaaaataaatcataatccAAATGAACcggaaaaaaacaaatcaacaagtAAGAGTTAGAGTGTTCTTACTGTGCTTTTGTTTGCTTACAGCATCCAATccatttcactttttaatatattCGACATTTATGGTTTACGTTTGCTTTCATTTATTATGTCTTTATTCTTTGCTTGTTTTGGTTCTTCAAAGGTAGCCACAAGACTCTCAGGCATTGGAGTaaggtgtttttcttttgttggcAGTTACAAACCCGTTACCATATTTTTGGACTTTGTCTGGGGCGGGCGGCCGCAGCTGGAAGAAGAGGAGAAGACTGATGCTGCCCTAGTATTCCAGTCCACCGGACCGCACCTACGCAGGAATAGTGTCACCCACCTGAAACCTTCTTAATAACAATATCAGTGGTGGAAAAACCAAAAGagacaaaataagaaaacaagaaCGTTAGTAAAGGTTTGCAATCAAGACATTTCATATGGATATCAAAACTTGTATTGACAAAACCAAACGAGTAAAACAGAGAGCTTTAGCAAATAACCTTCAACAACTCATGCAACCTATAGGATTTGACTTTTTTTAGAAAAGGGGAATATGCTCATATAGGGGTCAAGGGTGAAGAAAGGCTTTGAGTTCAGATTTACAAACTGATTGGGTCTTTTTTCATCATAACgccaatttttttaataaagaaataggAGGGAGGCAAACTGGCTTGATCTTACCCAAATGAACTGATCACATTTATTTGGGAATGTTACTCATAATCATAACATACAATGGGGGAAGAAATAGAATCGTTGCTTCTTTAACTTTCTTCATTGTAGTATTCTTTGCTCAGATGGTTTAATACCTCGTTTGCTTTTTCCTGAATTCTCTCAATTCTTGACTCCTGGCCATTGGGTAAAGAGAAAAGCCTGGGGTTTAATGATTTCATAATCATCTAGAAGCCTCCACAGCTCTGAAATAAAGAGGTCATCGCTTGTGTCGCGCAGGTAATATTCTCGCTCTAATATGATATCTGAAGCGTGCAGTGGAGTGCAGAAAGAGATCTGTCTGCCTGGCACAGCCCAGGGTGGTCGCAATGCTCGAAGTGCATAAACCCTCCCGAACCCGGTTGGCATTACTAAAGTTATGGGGCAAGAATGGGGCCAAATGATACATAGGTGGGATACTTCCTAATTTCACTGCAAAGCCCTTCAAGACCATCTCTCGGCCAAGCTGTCGGGTCAGGCAGACAGTTCAGAGCGCGCACACTCCACAGACCCTTGGCAAGCGCGCGGGGGTTGGGAGCGACAGAGCTGGTGGGGGGCGCCGCTGGCACCCTCGTGCTCTTCCCCACTCCGTCCCCTTGAGGCACCAAATAAGAGAGCTTCTAACCAATGAGAGGATGATTCCCTACTTAATCTTCCCAAGACCCACTGAAAAAACAAATGGCAATGCTGCCTCATAGCAGTCAAGGATGATGTTTTAAAGGGCTTCATTAAGAAAATCTAAGGGTCAGCCAAAGGGTCATTCTTCAAACACTTTGAAGAACACACAGAAAACTCTTTAGGGTTAGAAGCCATCTTATTTTTTGCACAGCAAAGATCACTAACTTTATCAGTCCATTTATTTCACCAAGACCGAGCCAGCAAAATCCCTCCGAGAGACTACAGGTAAAAAAGCATGCCAAAACAGCAGCACGTGTTTTAGGGTCCCCATTTGTTTAGACAGAGTAGCTCAGCCTTTCTTCCTGTGTTTGGGGGCAAGTGGTAGCTGGCTGGGCCAAGGTGAAGCAGTGTTTACACTGAGAGGCACTGGAGAGATAGAGAGCAAAAAGTGGGGCTGGAAAGAGTGTATGTCTCCAGCAAATCAAAACAGGGAAAGAACAGGAAAGGGGGGCTTCCCGTTGTAAGTaaatgacagagagagacagagagaaagagatgggtGTATGACGTTTAGTGCAGGTACACTCTGCTCTATCTCAATGCCAAGACTTGAATGGTAAAGTGAGAAGTTGTGGAAAGAAACAAGTAAAGATAGGACACTCTTGAAAGAGCGTAAATGAGACTTTGGTGAGGGGGGAGAAACTCCCTCCCACAGGAATGGCTAGGTCTCTGACAGAAGAGTATGGTCTACAGCAACAGTACAGCAAAATAAACCATTACGAGTTAGGGCCGACATGTTTAAACGTACCTTTGCTTCTTCAAGGCGCCCAAGCGCTTTAAGGAGGTTACCCAAGTCGCTGCGTACACAATACAGGTCCTGTAGtatgtgaaaaacaaacatcaattaTTGGCTTGTATACGTTAGCGGTATGAATCTAAAAACAGCTTCAAGCTTTCTGTGATTGTTATACATTAGTTATCATTTTTACTATAACACAGTTCTTGGATAGGATGTAAGACGAAGGTGTTTAAACGGCCAGCACTTAACTCCACACTCACAGGGTTGTATTGAAGGGCAGACACATATGCTTGAACTGCTCCCTCCATGTCCCCTGCCGCCACCAGGGCAGCTGCCAGGTTTATGTATCCATCGATGAAGTCTGGTTTGAGGCGGAGTGCGTGACGGTAGTGCTCGATGGCCTCTTGCAGTTGTCCCCGTTCCTTGTAAACATTGCCCAGGTTAGAGTACGCCTCAGCCAGCATTGGGTTCTGCTTGATGGCCAAAGTGCTGAAGTGCGCCGACCTGCATGCCAAGAAAAGACAGATACGTTGGAACCGAGAAATGCTTGATGGGTTGAAATGactttaatgtgtgtgtttagtcaTCTATGCCTACGTTCCCATTCAAAGCCTCGAATTCAACCTGTCTGCAAAATTGGAGTACAGTGTGATGATTGGATTGTCATTATagtgatctgtgtgtgttagtgGTGTGTGTATACACGTGCACATGAGCCCCACCTCCAAAATGGAAAGCAGAAAGAGATGACAGAGACAGCACGATCTGCTAATGTAcatgacatttgttttaatgtaaacaatggATCCGTCATTTTTTATGCTAATTTGATACCAagaatttataataaattgtagaAAGGACCTACTTCAAGTtttgtttaaaggtccagtgtgtaatttttgggatgatctattgttagaaatgcaatataatatacatagctaATCCTGCAGTGGTGTGCAAAGAGcttgcataatgaagcgttatgttttcattaccttagaatgagatttttctatctacatacaccgcgggtccccttgcatgtaattcgccatgttctgtcagctgTCGTAGTGTTTCAAACGGGAGGGGTGGAATGAGTGGTTGGTTTAAATTTGCAATCTTGtcgctagatttcactgacttgcctttaaatcatacattggagattaatatttattaatatagtcAATATTTGTGTGTTCCttttaaaagcacaacagtttaATGGTTCAAGAAatagtgttttttgttgtaataTACTTCATAGCTATTTAACTTTAAGTGTTAAAGCCCGCCTACCGGCCCTCTGATTTGCTTAAAGTCACGAGTCCTGCCAATCAACGCAGAAGGCAGAAGACAGCTCGAGCTGCTTCAGTGATCGTGCATTAGTTGACGGAATAGGCATTTCCACATTACGAAGTCATGCCATTTCACAAatacaaaccattttaaagcatcAAGTACTCGCATGCTCTCAAAAGACGATCTTCAGTCTGTGCACTCAGGCAatgctcggtcactcgggacaCAGATGCCACTCAATCTGCTTGCAGCGTTTTACGGATAAACGTTCAGATACACAAGTTAAAATGCCCGTCTTGGCGAGTATACATGTAAGCACAGTCTGTTGTCTTCAGTGAGTAAATGTGAACAGCATTTGTTATAAGTGTTATTCGTTTATGTGTCCTAACGTGCCATTAAAGACTTAAATACTCCAGTCCATATAAGACTCATACATGATTCGAAATTGTGATTGGTCAACTTTTATTTGCGTGTACTCATTATctacaaaatgttttgcttttgtgaaagaatgaaaatatacagGCTGTACGCGTGCATCTTTCAGAAACGCTCCATTAAAACAGACTAAAACTCTGCGAATAATCATcatagaaacataaaaatatgtctaaagaaagcttgaattgtctacttttaaatgattaaatatgaatattctcAGATTATGTATTATGTATGAAAGTAAAGACAGGTACAGTTTCTATCGCATCAGCTCATTATGTAATCACATCCTAACATGATCTGCGCAAGCTTCCAATAGCACAACAAAACAGCAAGATTCTTTGTCAAATATATTGATTTTACTGCGCCTTTGGGCGATGTCACGCTGCACATGTGGAAAGAGGAAAGGTTTACATTCCGTTTAAAATAAATCACCACTCCAAGAATAAATGGTTTCATTGTAAAGAGCGACTCCATGGTTAACCTTACTGTTTACCATGgtgttactatagtaaactataGTGTGATTCTTAATTTTGAacatacttttcatttttacaacaGACATTTACATCAGatcaaaatatcggttatcggcctACTTGATCTGTAATAATTGACATCGgccctgaaaaacgcatatcggtcgacccCTACGCCTTAGTTATTGTTATCGACAAAATCCAATATCGGGTCGACCTCTAGAGCACAGCATCCACGGCACGTATGTCCACAGACCAGCAACAGAGCTACATGAAGAGCACAGGCAAAGCCATCTCACCTGTCAAGCCTGCGACACTGAAAGTGGATAGAGGAGAGTAACAGCAAGACGCCTGTGTTATCCGGCTCCTGCCTCCACAGCTGCATGCAGTGTCGCTCAGCCGCCTCGAAATCTCCTGACTGATATTCACGGTGCGCCAATTCTGCCAAACCTTGGAAGGAAAGCATACGTTTGGTTGGTTCTGAAGCACCAACGCAACCCAAAGGAAGGGGGGAAACAACATGTTAGAAGAAAtggaaatgagaaaaataaaaccaaattaaaatgacaagatcGTTACTTTTTaagtgacattttatttagtgGAACCACGTTAAATTTTCAAtgtcactgcaaaaaatgatcTAAAACTAGTTTTGACGGTTCCTGAAGGATGCTGTTTTCTTAAATTCTGCCATCCAAaatggataaataaatgaaaaatgtaatgaacttattttttaagaaacagcaTCTAACGACTGTTCAAATGAATACAAatcattaataaatcaatttctGAATAATAGTAAAGATACAcactacatgtaaatgtaaagggtGAACATGAATGAACAACAAGATATTCAGCGGGCTTCGGGTATGAATGAGCATGAGACGTCCATAAGAAAGATTCACATACAACAGTGAGCACATAATGCACACAACTTCAAGGCCTGATTATTATCGCGTATTATACTCTGACATCaacgttatttttttataaacatgatCAAACTACAAGCAGCcaacacacacgcgcgcacacacaccagATCAatctgaaaattattttatgttcacaCAGTCACGGAACACATGACACACGTATGCAAACTTATACCTGCAGTAAAGGTTATGAAAGTCACATAGCTACTAAACCGTAATTCAACTTCAAATAGTTTATGAATAAGGCGTTTTGTGATACGTTACCTGTGCTGTCAGCCACGTTCCCCACCGAGCTTGCCATTTCTCTTTCAATTTCTACTGACTCCTGTACCGAGACGGGCAGCGTGGCGATATAAGAAagatgtgaaatataaaattcaCAAATTACTCAATAATTATCGTTAGCTGATGATGTGATGCCGAAGACAACGCACGCCGAAATCTCAGGCAAGCGGCCTGCAGTCTTCCTGCTGATGCGAGGCTAACACACTACAGACGAACCGCGAACAAATTCACGTAATCTAACGCGCAAAACTACTCTTAAATCGTTTCCCTTGCCGTTACTTGCACGAGGGTGATGCATATGTGTTTTTTCTAACCTCGAGACTAGATTGTGAAATTAGACGAATTTAAGGTCGACAGTTTCAACATAACGCTGTTTTGCTAACAATGGCTTTCCAGTCGCCTCCGAAATGGCGGATGTGGCCGGGACTTCTTTTGAGAGGGGGAGTGGTGAGGAAGATAAAAAAGGACCATCTAACACATTGCGCACCGATCCGCACAGAACATATGCGAATATGAGTCCAAATATTGACCATACTAGCATGTAAAAgctcatatttaataaatatattcaaatgaaaaaataaggtTTAGCGAATGTTATTCGTACACACTTCTGTTGTTAATATGTGCTGCCCTTCGGCTTAGTGTGTTGTGTCAATCCGCGAGTAGCAAATGCAGTCAGATCGCAGTTCTTCAAGTGTTGTTTATTTCCATTTGCACAGACAGGTGGCGTTCCTCAAAGTTAGCTCTagtaacaaaatgtttacacaaactAGACTATACAAATACTTgcttaataaaacacacacacacacacacacacacacatatagtattaagttatatattttatataaagttatatatataagTTATATAAACGATATAGGCCTAGTAgtaagagaaaataaataatattgcaCATACAGTGTAAATATGTAACATTGCATTGCACGTTGTTAACTGCATTAGTGATATTGCACTTGTTGGTTTACAGAAGTGAGATGATAATGCCTCAATAATAACACAATATATATGGCCCTATATTTGTTGTTGATGATAATGTGATTAATGAATTAAAACACTGTTGTAGAGAATTGTACACAGACAGTCACAATACAGAACATTATATGTGGGGGGTTTCTGAGAGTGAAATTGCTGATTGTCCAGGGTTAAAAATGGTTGTGGAGAAATGTTAATTGGCCATTGGAATGGAAATGGAGGATTTTTAACTGTCCGTAATGGATGGGGGTGGTGGAATGGGGTACTTTTATCCTAATGTCCTGCTACTAACCCAACAGGAGCTGGAAAGAAGCTGTTTACCCCATTGAACAGAGCATACTGTATAAACTGGGTGGTTTCCATGAGGATGCTCTTTGCCTGCCTCCTGCGCTGGGTAGCATATATACAGTGCTCATAATAGAGGGGAGACCAGAGCAGATGACCCTTTCTGCACTtctaaaaatactgttttatttaaatttgcacacacacaccaggtCATTCTCAACTCAGTTTATGCTGCTCAttcaaatgtgcttttaaatcacttttaaaACTGTTTCCATGTTCTCTGGATATTCTCTTTGATTATTTCCCTCACAGGCCCAATTATTCTGttcttaaaatgaacatactgtAGGTCCAGTGCTCAAATTGATCCATGTATTATCAATTTGATGTAATAAATTGTACACAATAAGCCATACTCATTTCTCATTATTACTGATtctgatttattattttctaattctttttaacactttgttattattgtaattttttgtaattattactTGAGACACTTTTTTGCTGGTCTTTGAGTGCCCCCTGGAaagtacattttatgttttgcgTCAGCAGAGGGCAGTAGTACATACATGTTTATCCCAACATTAGCACCATTTTAAGCAGACAGGGTGCAGAGTGGGGATTTAATGAatttcaattctgtgtttttgctCATTTAGATGTTTTTAGAGAATGCAGACAATAGTTTATGTATGTCTGAGATTTTAGGGGCTTGAGTGAACACTATATATGTTCCAGTCATCATCAGGTGTCATTCACAAGACATTCatctctgccaaatgcaaagGAAGTACACAGTACACATAGCCTTACATCCAGCTCCAACCACTTGGACTGACTGACATGTCTAAAGAGATGCTGAAGGTCTGAGTCCGGATGTGAGGCTCATTAACTTTTTCTCCTCAAGGGCTGTTTGCTGATCTGTATGGGAAATGGTTGACATTATTGCTCCAAAGGCTTCTCTGTTGAGCTGTTAAAGCTGTTGCGCACAAATGATGTCATGGCCATGTTT
This genomic window contains:
- the LOC130437732 gene encoding UDP-N-acetylglucosamine--peptide N-acetylglucosaminyltransferase 110 kDa subunit isoform X3, whose product is MASSVGNVADSTGLAELAHREYQSGDFEAAERHCMQLWRQEPDNTGVLLLLSSIHFQCRRLDRSAHFSTLAIKQNPMLAEAYSNLGNVYKERGQLQEAIEHYRHALRLKPDFIDGYINLAAALVAAGDMEGAVQAYVSALQYNPVSVEDLYCVRSDLGNLLKALGRLEEAKACYLKAIETQPNFAVAWSNLGCVFNAQGEIWLAIHHFEKAVTLDPNFLDAYINLGNVLKEARIFDRAVASYLRALSLSPNHAVVHGNLACVYYEQGLIDLAIDTYRRAIELQPHFPDAYCNLANALKEKGNVSEAEECYNTALRLCPTHADSLNNLANIKREQGNIEDAVQLYRKALEVFPEFAAAHSNLASVLQQQGKLQEALMHYKEAIRISPTFADAYSNMGNTLKEMQDVQGALQCYTRAIQINPAFADAHSNLASIHKDSGNIPEAIASYRTALKLKPDFPDAYCNLAHCLQIVCDWTDYDERMKKLVSIVADQLEKNRLPSVHPHHSMLYPLSHNFRKAIAERHGNLCLDKINALHKPAYEYPKDLKASGGRLRIGYISSDFGNHPTSHLMQSIPGMHNSEKFEVFCYALSPDDSTNFRVKVMAEAHHFTDLSQIPCNGKAADRIHQDGVHILVNMNGYTKGARNELFALCPAPIQAMWLGYPGTSGAPFMDYIVSDKETSPVDVAEQYSEKLAYMPHTFFIGDHANMFPHLKKKAVIDFKSNGHIFDNRIVLNGIDVKAFLESLPDVKVVKMECDGPEVADSNGALSMPVIPMNTAAEAIINMINQGQIQVTINGFTVSNGLATTQICTVEEVVVSGTVALQINNKAATGEEVLRTIVVTTRSQYGLPEDAIVYCNFNQLYKIDPPTLQMWANILKRVPNSVLWLLRFPAVGEPNIQQYALNLGLPASRIIFSPVAPKEEHVRRGQLADVCLDTPLCNGHTTGMDVLWAGTPMVTMPGETLASRVAASQLTCLGCPELIAPSRKEYEEVAVKLGTDMEYLKKIRSRVWKQRICSPLFNTKQYTLDLEKLYLQMWERHASGGKPDHLVKIHSLETSEST
- the LOC130437732 gene encoding UDP-N-acetylglucosamine--peptide N-acetylglucosaminyltransferase 110 kDa subunit isoform X6 codes for the protein MASSVGNVADSTEPTKRMLSFQGLAELAHREYQSGDFEAAERHCMQLWRQEPDNTGVLLLLSSIHFQCRRLDRSAHFSTLAIKQNPMLAEAYSNLGNVYKERGQLQEAIEHYRHALRLKPDFIDGYINLAAALVAAGDMEGAVQAYVSALQYNPDLYCVRSDLGNLLKALGRLEEAKACYLKAIETQPNFAVAWSNLGCVFNAQGEIWLAIHHFEKAVTLDPNFLDAYINLGNVLKEARIFDRAVASYLRALSLSPNHAVVHGNLACVYYEQGLIDLAIDTYRRAIELQPHFPDAYCNLANALKEKGNVSEAEECYNTALRLCPTHADSLNNLANIKREQGNIEDAVQLYRKALEVFPEFAAAHSNLASVLQQQGKLQEALMHYKEAIRISPTFADAYSNMGNTLKEMQDVQGALQCYTRAIQINPAFADAHSNLASIHKDSGNIPEAIASYRTALKLKPDFPDAYCNLAHCLQIVCDWTDYDERMKKLVSIVADQLEKNRLPSVHPHHSMLYPLSHNFRKAIAERHGNLCLDKINALHKPAYEYPKDLKASGGRLRIGYISSDFGNHPTSHLMQSIPGMHNSEKFEVFCYALSPDDSTNFRVKVMAEAHHFTDLSQIPCNGKAADRIHQDGVHILVNMNGYTKGARNELFALCPAPIQAMWLGYPGTSGAPFMDYIVSDKETSPVDVAEQYSEKLAYMPHTFFIGDHANMFPHLKKKAVIDFKSNGHIFDNRIVLNGIDVKAFLESLPDVKVVKMECDGPEVADSNGALSMPVIPMNTAAEAIINMINQGQIQVTINGFTVSNGLATTQINNKAATGEEVLRTIVVTTRSQYGLPEDAIVYCNFNQLYKIDPPTLQMWANILKRVPNSVLWLLRFPAVGEPNIQQYALNLGLPASRIIFSPVAPKEEHVRRGQLADVCLDTPLCNGHTTGMDVLWAGTPMVTMPGETLASRVAASQLTCLGCPELIAPSRKEYEEVAVKLGTDMEYLKKIRSRVWKQRICSPLFNTKQYTLDLEKLYLQMWERHASGGKPDHLVKIHSLETSEST